In Citrus sinensis cultivar Valencia sweet orange chromosome 3, DVS_A1.0, whole genome shotgun sequence, the sequence ACTAACTCTATcctcatttgagaaaatttaaGGCATTATTTCTAACTTCTAAGGAAGCAGGCTTCGAAACTGATATCATCAAATCACAAtcttgatattttcttttctgaatCCCAAAGATAAACAACACGACAGTACGGTATTTGTAAATTGTGTAACACGAGACCCAGTCAACTTACCGTCCCTCGGCCCGTTTCAAACAGATGTGTTTCAACGGACACCCTCAATCATAGCTAGACATATAAATGGCCAATTACTTCTTCCACACACAAAAACTTTTCAtgtagaaataaaagaaaaatagacttactaaaaaggaaaaaaaaaaatcttgttgATTCAATCTGTATTCTTAAAACTTCAAAGATCAAAcgttaattaaaaaaggcTGCAATAAAACAACTGCAAAAAAGGTGCCATAAGAAAACTGCAAAAATTGCGACCCATTCAGAAACTGAGGCACTTACGGCAGGGGATGAACGTTCATCCTCTGCCCCAGAATCTCCAACATCAAAAAGCAAGCCAGTATTGATCGATGGCGTCTCCATTTTCGAGACTGCTGAATTGCATCATGCTCCCACCACATTAATTGAGTCCCGTGAAGAAGATTATCCTGCAATACAAAATTTCCGCGATGCAACGTACATATGCTGTGTTGAGTCTAGCAAGGTGTGGGGCATTGCAGGTCCTATTGCCTTCAACATCTTGTGCAATTATGGGATTAATTCATTTACCAATATCTTTGTTGGTCATATTGGAGATATTGAGCTATCTGCAGTCGCAATTTCGCTCTCTGTAATCGCAAACTTCTCATTTGGCTTCTTGGTTAGCTTCCcttcatctttttttaatcctttgaATACTTTCAATATCCGCCAGTTTCAggctctttttctttcacattTTTATCTACAGGTTTTGaaacaagaaattaaataatgtataaATTGGTAATGCACAAATTCCTCTTCAACGTGATGGATGTCACAAAGATTTAAAGGATGTCTGCCGagcaattatttaatatatgcTTACTATCTGAAAATGAGCCATTAATCCTGGCATGTTTGACAAAATTGCAGCTTGGCATGGCTAGTGCACTTGAGACTCTATGCGGACAGGCATTTGGAGCTGGGCAAGTAGAATTACTCGGCGTGTATATGCAACGCTCAATTTTAATCCTCTTTGTTACCTGCATATTCTTGTTACCACTTTACATATTCGCAACGCCAATATTGAAGCTCCTTGGCCAGAGAGATGATATTGCAGAATTTGCTGGGACATTTGCTATCCAAGTGATTCCTCAAATGTTTTCACTAGCCTTTAATTTCCCATCACAAAAGTTCTTACAGGCTCAAAGTAAGGTTGGTGTTCTAGCTTGGATTGGTCTCGCAGCTTTTGTCGTACACATTGGGATGCtttatttcttcattcatATGCTCAATTGGGGTACGGCTGGTGCTGCCGCAGCTTATAACATCTCAGCTTTGGGAATATCTATTGGTCAGATGATTTATGTGGTTCGTTATTGCAAAGATGGCTGGAAGGGATTATCTTGGTTGGCCTTTAAGGATATATGGGGCTTTGTCAGATTGTCTATAGCTTCAGCTATTATGCTTTGCTTGGAGATTTGGTATTTTATGACCATTATTGTTCTCACAGGACATCTTGAGGATCCGGTTATAGCGGTTGGTTCCCTTTCCATATGGTGAGAGCATTATTACTTTGTATAAGTGAAGCTTGAGGTTCAATTCTGACGATCTTGTAAgttcaattttgtttgatattcCTGTTTCAGCATGAACATCAATGGCTGGGAAGGCATGTTATTTCTTGGAATCAATGCAGCTATTAGGTAACAAAGTTTTACTATTTCCTTCCGTGGGGATATTTCAGTATTGGTTATGGTCAATGAGGAAATAATGCTATCTCTGCTTGCTTCAGCGTACGAGTGTCTAATGAGCTAGGATCATCACATCCCAGAGCTGCAAAATACTCGGTCATTATAACAACCACTCAGTCACTCTTTATAGGGATATTTTGTGCAATTGTTATCTTGGTAACGAAAGATGacttttcaattatattcacagacaGTGAAGAGATGAGAAAAGCCGTGGCTGACTTAGCCTCCCTTCTTGGCATAACCATGTTGCTAAACAGTGTTCAGCCAGTCATATCTGGTGAGATTTTAACAGAAGAAAATGCGCAAAACTAATAGTGTCACAAGAAGGCAGCCATCCTGAAATAACTATTTTATGATCATTGCAGGAGTTGCTGTAGGAGGAGGTTGGCAAGCCTTGGTTGCTTATATAAACTTGTTCTGTTATTATGTTGTTGGCCTACCTTTTGGGTTTCTTCTTGGTTACAAGTTGAAGTTTGGAGTGCAGGTAAAGATTTTAATCCACTTATCCCCATTTCATCGCTTAGATTTGATCTCCAGTCTAGTAGTTTGCATTGCAAGAACAATGACATTTCATTCTTGTCGCAGGGAATTTGGATTGGAATGATTTGTGGGACTTTACTGCAGACATTAATCCTTTTGTACATagtttataaaacaaattggaACAAGGAGGTACGTACTAGCAGCATATTActattagaatatttattataaattcatGGTCTTTcctcttattatttttcaactttattttattttaccacGGAAATCAAATTTTCCAGGTTGAACAAGCATCCGAACGGATGCGGAAGTGGGGAGCTGGGCAAGACAGAAGATCTGACTCTGATACAACATAACACTTGCTCATCTAGAAAAATTTTGACTTGAAAGCAAATTAAATGTGTATTAGTTAGTTCACTCTTGAAGCTACCTAGAAGTACTGAACCCGATAGTGAGGAATTCAATCGGaatatatattgtttaatttgctTATCTTAATCACATTCTTGTCTTGTCGAGAATTGACGATAACATGTTCCTGGGAGGACATGCAAGCAACaaccattttaaaaaatgggtCTATTTTTAACACAAAGGGCAATAACATGGTCATTGGCTCAAACTCGGATAAATGTAACCTATGATTTCCCTTGTTTTGACTTATGTGTTTGATTGTTTTGCgccaaaaaaaggaaaaataaaaacttcacCATCACCACTCACCAACCAATGATATCTATTTTATAATCGTCAAAGATTTCAGCAGCTTGCTGCCCATGTCCAGTTTTTCCAGTTAAAATGAATCCACAAGGCTAAAATGTCGTTCGTCCGTTCGTGATTCTCAGCTTTAAAGGATGTTTCTCTGTTATACGCGCTTACTGGCATATACTTGCTTCCCAGCCCTCCCTTGTCAACACAGGTGATGGGCCCTCatacttttcctttttaaacgTTACATACAAAATATCACATTCTTGTTAACTTATTTACCAATTAAGTGCACAACAATAtaacaagagaaagagagagagtaaaTAAGAGGCACAATATTtatagacaaattttatttaatttcaagtatCTACAAATAAGGAGATGAGTTCTCTTTTTACAgtcttaaatgaaataaataattagtaaataaatatatcactAGTCATGAGTTTttatgagatagtgggagtaAATAATAAGAGATGAAGAGTTGTGTTTTAAGTGTATTTTGGTTGCAAGGAAGACGGATAAAAATCTCAccaaaacaatgaatttattttagaagTTCAGGGCACCTTACTAAAATGTGTCGTAAGGGGGGTTGTTTTAAGCTTGAAGGGAGGTGACAAAGAAGAAGGGTGCTTGGGATGGGTAATGGCAAGAATTCTAAAATGGTGCGAGTTGGTTTGAGATAGCACATGCAGACCTACAAAATAGCCAAGGGAGGTTAGAGCCTTAAAGGTGGAGCCGGCAGTGGCCGACGACCACACTCCAATGCTCACGTCAGCTACTTGAACTTTCATAGAGGtgagagcttgcaagctctctaAAATGAATGTTGAAGGTTGAAGAAGACCCAAGCCCCTTCTTTCGTGTGTTTTGTGATGATTATCAGAGAAGATGAGTGTGAAAGAGAATGAGAGagattgaatattttttgCCTTTATATAGTACAACCTAAGTACCTTGCCACGTGGCATATATTTTAGTGgtgatttttttgtcttttctgaAATTCTCACATCCTTTTATCATCATGACAGTTTTTTGAGCCGTTAGGAGCATACTTGGAGGGCAAGGAGACggtttttattgttttgtgtACGTGGTGTACACTGCAGGTGGTCCAAGGTTCTTTTTATAGGGATTGTCTAAACAGTAGTTGACGTGACAGTTAAGGATCATTGTCCTTTGTGCGttgttttttgttgtttgtagATATTACAATTGACTGTCTCCTCTTTTCTAACAAAATATTCTTGATTTGATTTcatcaaatcaaatattttattgagaCATCACGTGTGATGGTCACTTTTAGATATTTCCTTCAATTCCTTGACTCTGTTGTGGCATACCCTGCGTATTAGTTTATCTGGAGAGTACACTCGGTATAGGTCGGGCACCCTAAGAGGTTAGTTTATAGCCATTAAAACCTCTTTATCGGCACGTGACACTTTATTTTTACCTCTCTTATTTATTCCCCAAACAAGTTGTTTAAGGGAAgagataattataattattttataacatttttaatatttatctaattttatcatttcaaaattattttccctatctaattttttcataattacaatattgccccataaattatattaattcgACATTACATCTAATAATTGGcgtgtaattttcttttatctatgTATTGTTtataaccaaaaaagaaaaaaaaaatgtagtcCACCTCATATCAAGGTCTCGATGAAGAAAAACTATAATCACATATTAAGgagcaaaatttaaaaacaaagcCACTATTTATAAAGAAGTTATTTCAAGTGTTTTTAAAAACGGGGTGATAAAAGAGAGGAGTGAGTAACTCTTATTCTTGAATATAAAAAACTGAACAAGTAAACATGGCTGGTAAATCAAACTAGTTTTCCAAAAAAATGACAACGTTAGAGACTTAGGAAGCTTTATAAAGTCACGAGCTGCTCACATTGCTTATAATAGAAAACTGACTTCTCGAAACGACACGTTGCTCGTGCGTTTTGGTCAGTAACTGTCTTAAGTAACTCATGCGAGGAGGCATGTGCTGAGGCAGGTTCTAGAAATAAACCTGTTATTGAAACAAGGTAAATAAGCTAAGCTTTGAGAACTTTTTTCGCGTGTGGTTCTAGAGCCGtgtagaaataaatttaagagagagaaagcatCATCTTGTTCTCTATATTTTCTTGTATAAGGCTCTGTAATTGACTCCATTGTTAAATCAATAAAGCTCATCTAAAAGCTTCTCTCATGGACGTAGGCTAAGCATTCTTGCTCAACTGAACCACGTTAAATCTTTGGTATTTTTTTGTGGTTCTTGGTTCATGTTCTTTAATGTTTCTTCATTGATTCTTGTTGCTTTATTGTTTTGTGATTTGCTATGTTCAGTCTTGTGTTTGTGCAACTtgaattgatttgattaaagAGATCTTGGGCAGTGATCAATTTTGTTAGTTTAAGAACAAACTAATTGCtacaaaacataataatatatttcatatattaatGTCAAggataaaatacaaaataaaagtgtattgaaattatcattaaatttacCACTCGTGACTCAACAACTTAACATTTAGATGATTAACAATTAATGAGatgattttattcaaagtTATGATGATAATGAGCCTACAATCAGTTAAgataaataacttaatattttaattaaaacaagtgtcattttatgaaATCACGGCATCAGTActataattaaacataaataaggtaaataaaacataagacttataaatttaatataaaattattaaattaatattaactgtaaaatcaaaaataaattttaaaaatggaaCATAATGATAAGGATAAaacttgtttttttattttgcatttatattgaataatgataaggatgaaattttttctcaaaattaaattttgaaaaaaaatattattttaacatcTTGCAAAGTTATTATAAGATGGGGTGATTATGCATCTTCTACACTTCCTCAACAACCACTCCAAAAGGTCTATAAGTACAATTATGGAGTAGATTTTAAAACACCATGAAATATGCATAAGactcaaaattaaatctaattttattgaaatattatttatgtgtccaataatattataatatctttttattttgttttgctttaatCCTTAccaagataaataattttgcttaattgACTTGTGTAGAAAACAAACTTATTCAACTTGTTTtcaacacaattttttttaattaatgaatgatttttcttt encodes:
- the LOC102624188 gene encoding protein DETOXIFICATION 34, translated to LKKAAIKQLQKRCHKKTAKIATHSETEALTAGDERSSSAPESPTSKSKPVLIDGVSIFETAELHHAPTTLIESREEDYPAIQNFRDATYICCVESSKVWGIAGPIAFNILCNYGINSFTNIFVGHIGDIELSAVAISLSVIANFSFGFLLGMASALETLCGQAFGAGQVELLGVYMQRSILILFVTCIFLLPLYIFATPILKLLGQRDDIAEFAGTFAIQVIPQMFSLAFNFPSQKFLQAQSKVGVLAWIGLAAFVVHIGMLYFFIHMLNWGTAGAAAAYNISALGISIGQMIYVVRYCKDGWKGLSWLAFKDIWGFVRLSIASAIMLCLEIWYFMTIIVLTGHLEDPVIAVGSLSICMNINGWEGMLFLGINAAISVRVSNELGSSHPRAAKYSVIITTTQSLFIGIFCAIVILVTKDDFSIIFTDSEEMRKAVADLASLLGITMLLNSVQPVISGVAVGGGWQALVAYINLFCYYVVGLPFGFLLGYKLKFGVQGIWIGMICGTLLQTLILLYIVYKTNWNKEVEQASERMRKWGAGQDRRSDSDTT